In Desulfosporosinus youngiae DSM 17734, the genomic stretch TTGGTTTTCGGCGGCTCAAGCTGCCAAAGCCAGCGGCGGTATAGTCATTGCTCAGGTTGAAACGATTGTAAAAGCCGGAACCCTGCATCCTAAAGACGTGAAAGTTCCGGGGCTGGTCGTTGACTACCTGGTACTTGGCAAGCGGGAGCACCACTATCAAACCGTATTAGACTATTTTAGCCCCGTCTACAATGGAGATATAAAGGTTCCTATTAATTCAGAGATACTGCTGGAAATGGATGAACGAAAAATTATTGGCAGGAGAGCTGCTTTAGAATTAACCCTTGGTGCAGTTGTTAATCTGGGGATTGGAATGCCCGAGGCCGTATCGGCCGTGGCGGCAGAGGAAAATGTTACTCGGCTTTTGCATTTGACAACCGAGTCAGGCGCGATTGGCGGCGCACCGGCGCCGGGCTTGGAGTTCGGCCATGCGATTAACGCCGATGCTGTCATTGGGTCCCCGAATCAGTTTGATTTCTATGATGGGGGCGGACTGGATGTAGCATTTCTGGGAGCAGCGGAGATTGACCGCTATGGCAATGTCAATGTCAGCAAACTAAAATCGGCACCGATTGGCTGTGGAGGTTTTATCAATATTACTCAAAATGCCAAAAAGCTGGTGTTTTGCGGGACCTTCACTACCGGCGGCTTGGCCGTCAAAATCGCTGATGGTAAATTAACCATTGTGCAAGAGGGAAAAAATAAAAAGTTTATTGCGGATGTACAACAAATAACCTTCAGCGGCAAATATGCTGCCAGTATTGGCCAGCGCGTTCTGTATGTAACCGAAAGAGCCGTTTTTTTGTTTACGGCGGAGGGCTTGGAATTGATTGAAATTGCTCCAGGAGTTGATCTTGAAAAGGACATTCTGGGACTCATGGATTTCAAGCCGAT encodes the following:
- a CDS encoding acyl CoA:acetate/3-ketoacid CoA transferase, with amino-acid sequence MAKVIDLKEVGNFVKDGDTIYITGFASGYAEDVMIAIEQSFLETGHPREITCYHPAIGNFNDRGLHQFAHEGMLKRVVAAHYKCTGPKVCKFVNENKFEAYNLPMGIIYTMSRNIAARRPGILTKVGLGTFVDPRVEGGKINQKARENEDLVEVVQFDNEEWLYYKLPKIDVTLIRGSVADENGNISFYREAIHVDWFSAAQAAKASGGIVIAQVETIVKAGTLHPKDVKVPGLVVDYLVLGKREHHYQTVLDYFSPVYNGDIKVPINSEILLEMDERKIIGRRAALELTLGAVVNLGIGMPEAVSAVAAEENVTRLLHLTTESGAIGGAPAPGLEFGHAINADAVIGSPNQFDFYDGGGLDVAFLGAAEIDRYGNVNVSKLKSAPIGCGGFINITQNAKKLVFCGTFTTGGLAVKIADGKLTIVQEGKNKKFIADVQQITFSGKYAASIGQRVLYVTERAVFLFTAEGLELIEIAPGVDLEKDILGLMDFKPIIKNVRMMPREIFQEVWGVLAETISPAQGNSLELASLS